A window from Seriola aureovittata isolate HTS-2021-v1 ecotype China chromosome 14, ASM2101889v1, whole genome shotgun sequence encodes these proteins:
- the sf3b5 gene encoding splicing factor 3B subunit 5: protein MTDRYNIHSQLEHLQSKYIGTGHADTSKWEWLVNQHRDSYCSYMGHFDLLNYFSVAENESKARVRFNLMEKMLQPCGPPADKPDDA from the coding sequence ATGACAGACAGATACAACATCCACAGTCAACTGGAGCATCTCCAGTCTAAGTACATCGGCACAGGACACGCGGACACCAGCAAGTGGGAATGGCTGGTGAACCAGCACCGAGACTCTTACTGCTCCTACATGGGACATTTTGACCTGCTCAACTACTTTTCTGTTGCTGAGAATGAGAGCAAAGCGCGTGTCCGCTTTAACCTGATGGAAAAGATGCTCCAACCATGTGGACCACCAGCAGACAAACCTGATGATGCTTAG